A genomic segment from Clostridium pasteurianum BC1 encodes:
- the nifH gene encoding nitrogenase iron protein, producing the protein MRQVAIYGKGGIGKSTTTQNLTAGLVERGNKIMVVGCDPKADSTRLLLGGLAQKSVLDTLREEGEDVELDSILKDGFGGIRCVESGGPEPGVGCAGRGIITSINMLEQLGAYTDDLDYVFYDVLGDVVCGGFAMPIREGKAQEIYIVASGEMMALYAANNISKGIQKYAKSGGVRLGGVICNSRKVANEYELLDAFAKELGSQLIHFVPRSPVVTKAEINKKTVIDFDPKSEQADEYRELARKIDENELFVIPKPMTQERLEEILMQYGLND; encoded by the coding sequence ATGAGACAAGTAGCTATTTATGGAAAAGGTGGAATAGGTAAATCAACTACGACACAAAATCTTACAGCAGGTTTAGTTGAAAGAGGAAATAAAATAATGGTAGTAGGTTGTGATCCTAAAGCAGATTCAACAAGATTATTATTAGGAGGACTTGCACAGAAATCAGTTCTTGATACATTGAGGGAAGAAGGAGAAGACGTAGAATTAGATTCTATATTAAAAGATGGATTTGGTGGAATCAGATGCGTTGAATCAGGCGGCCCGGAACCAGGAGTTGGATGTGCAGGAAGAGGAATAATAACTTCAATAAACATGCTAGAACAGCTTGGAGCTTACACAGATGATTTAGATTATGTATTCTACGATGTACTTGGAGACGTTGTTTGTGGTGGATTCGCAATGCCAATCAGAGAAGGAAAAGCTCAAGAAATATATATAGTAGCAAGTGGAGAAATGATGGCTCTATATGCAGCTAACAACATTTCAAAAGGTATCCAAAAGTATGCTAAGAGTGGTGGAGTTAGACTTGGTGGTGTCATCTGCAACAGCAGAAAAGTTGCAAATGAATATGAATTACTTGATGCATTTGCTAAGGAATTAGGAAGTCAATTGATACACTTTGTACCAAGAAGTCCGGTGGTAACAAAGGCTGAAATAAATAAGAAGACTGTTATAGATTTTGATCCTAAATCTGAACAAGCTGATGAATACAGAGAATTAGCAAGAAAAATAGATGAAAATGAATTGTTTGTTATACCAAAGCCAATGACTCAAGAAAGACTAGAAGAAATATTAATGCAATATGGTCTTAATGACTAG
- a CDS encoding pyridoxamine 5'-phosphate oxidase family protein, with amino-acid sequence MSEISNQATKYIEQSKLAWLITVGEDKRPYVRPMGAFFNDGLDLYFLTAKKTDKVKQINTNPTVTFYFENPEQSYDTFKSVAVSGEAVEVLEESEFKKAVEGIGIRYPAIKGNVENGNIKDSSIYKINTNFIKTADYTKSPKEVSENI; translated from the coding sequence ATGAGTGAGATATCAAATCAAGCAACAAAATATATAGAACAATCAAAGTTAGCATGGCTTATAACTGTTGGAGAAGATAAAAGGCCTTATGTAAGACCTATGGGAGCATTTTTCAATGATGGTTTGGATTTATATTTTTTAACTGCCAAGAAGACTGATAAAGTTAAACAAATAAATACAAATCCAACTGTTACCTTTTATTTTGAGAATCCAGAACAATCTTATGACACTTTTAAAAGTGTTGCTGTTAGTGGAGAAGCAGTAGAGGTTTTAGAGGAAAGTGAATTTAAGAAGGCTGTAGAGGGCATAGGTATTCGTTATCCAGCTATAAAAGGGAATGTGGAAAATGGAAATATTAAAGATTCATCAATTTATAAAATTAATACTAATTTTATAAAAACAGCAGATTATACGAAATCACCAAAGGAAGTATCTGAAAATATTTAA
- a CDS encoding M20 metallopeptidase family protein, whose translation MLISDLAYEIESDIIDIRRTIHKNPELAIQEFKTAKLVAKKLKELGIEVTEKVGKTGVIGLLRGEAEGKTVALRADMDALPIQEKNNHEFKSVNKNIMHACGHDVHTAALLGAADILSKIRHLIRGNVKFIFQPSEESPLGGAHEMIEEGVMENPKVDAIFGLHVDPNLLAGDIGLRSGEFYATAGGFEIEVIGKSGHGALPHKATDAIIVASELVLSLQTIASSKINPLEPFVITIGTINGGNKANIVADKVTLTGTIRFFNKDIHDSVKGIIENVVKGITLAHGASYNFKFRIGDSPLINDENMINIAKKSAIEIVGDEKVKSVPKTLLGEDFVFYSQIVPSAFMSLGVGFLNKKKFSLHNANFDLDERALPIGAALLANTAINFLNRY comes from the coding sequence ATGTTGATAAGTGATTTAGCTTATGAAATTGAGTCAGACATAATTGATATACGTAGAACAATTCATAAGAATCCAGAACTTGCCATACAGGAGTTTAAAACGGCAAAACTTGTTGCTAAAAAACTTAAAGAATTGGGGATTGAAGTTACAGAAAAAGTTGGAAAAACTGGTGTTATTGGATTGTTAAGAGGAGAAGCAGAGGGTAAGACCGTTGCCTTAAGAGCCGATATGGATGCATTGCCTATACAAGAAAAAAATAATCATGAATTTAAATCAGTGAACAAAAATATTATGCATGCTTGCGGTCATGATGTTCATACAGCAGCATTATTAGGGGCAGCGGATATATTGTCTAAAATAAGACACTTAATAAGGGGAAATGTTAAGTTTATTTTTCAGCCTAGTGAGGAAAGTCCATTGGGTGGAGCTCATGAAATGATTGAAGAAGGTGTTATGGAAAATCCTAAGGTGGATGCTATATTTGGTTTGCATGTAGACCCAAATCTTTTAGCAGGAGACATTGGTTTGCGATCAGGAGAATTTTATGCTACAGCAGGTGGCTTTGAAATAGAAGTAATAGGGAAGAGTGGACATGGGGCTTTGCCGCATAAAGCCACAGATGCAATTATAGTTGCATCTGAATTAGTATTGTCATTGCAAACAATTGCATCTTCTAAAATTAATCCTTTAGAGCCTTTTGTCATAACTATAGGAACTATAAATGGAGGAAATAAAGCAAATATAGTAGCGGATAAAGTAACTTTAACTGGGACAATTAGATTTTTTAACAAAGATATCCACGATAGTGTTAAAGGCATCATAGAAAATGTTGTTAAAGGTATTACATTGGCCCATGGTGCATCTTATAATTTTAAATTCCGAATAGGAGACAGTCCGTTAATTAATGATGAAAACATGATAAATATTGCAAAAAAGTCTGCCATAGAAATTGTTGGTGATGAAAAAGTAAAATCGGTACCTAAGACTTTACTAGGTGAAGATTTTGTATTCTATTCACAAATTGTACCCTCTGCATTTATGTCTTTAGGGGTAGGATTTTTAAATAAAAAAAAATTTTCACTTCATAATGCAAATTTTGATCTTGATGAAAGGGCACTTCCAATTGGAGCAGCACTTCTTGCCAATACGGCAATAAATTTTTTAAATAGATATTAA
- a CDS encoding iron-containing alcohol dehydrogenase family protein, giving the protein MIKIKAPEAYINEENILGQSGKYVSEFGNHALIIGGKTALESVGEDFFKSFRDEKIKYEVEEFHGYCSFENIDKYSDLSTKLGVDIIVGIGGGKVLDLVKAVGEKTDLPVITVPTIAATCAAWSALSVIYNEIGEHTDYILLEKSPKLVLADTNIISKAPARYLNAGIGDTIVKWYEAVPHLSENSDITLKIGLQTAKLALNILENYANELQVESRESYIKNQYKDVIDSIIILAGLVGSINGGKHRAAIGHAVHNGLTYISDTKGTLHGEKVIFGLIVQFILEGKSEREIIDLIDLLNKLDLPVTLAQLGIKDNVDDKILTIANSVNFNSDELDNLNFQVNKDLIRKAIIRADELGRDSLSLQAIV; this is encoded by the coding sequence ATGATAAAAATTAAGGCACCAGAAGCTTATATTAATGAGGAAAATATTTTGGGGCAGAGTGGGAAGTATGTTTCAGAATTTGGAAACCATGCTCTGATTATTGGAGGTAAAACTGCTTTAGAGTCAGTAGGAGAAGACTTTTTTAAAAGTTTCAGAGATGAAAAAATTAAATATGAAGTTGAAGAATTTCATGGCTATTGTTCTTTTGAAAATATAGATAAATATTCTGATCTGTCTACTAAATTAGGAGTAGATATAATTGTAGGTATTGGTGGAGGTAAGGTACTAGATTTAGTAAAGGCTGTGGGAGAAAAGACTGATTTGCCTGTAATAACAGTTCCAACTATTGCTGCAACTTGCGCAGCATGGTCTGCTTTATCTGTAATATATAATGAGATTGGTGAACATACAGATTATATACTATTAGAAAAATCACCAAAGCTAGTACTAGCTGATACCAATATAATATCAAAAGCTCCTGCTAGATATTTAAATGCAGGTATAGGTGATACTATTGTAAAATGGTATGAAGCTGTACCTCATCTATCAGAAAATAGCGATATTACTTTAAAGATTGGTTTGCAAACAGCAAAATTAGCACTTAATATATTAGAAAATTACGCCAATGAATTACAGGTAGAATCTAGAGAAAGCTATATAAAAAATCAATATAAAGATGTAATTGATTCTATTATAATTTTAGCTGGATTAGTTGGAAGCATAAACGGTGGAAAGCATAGAGCTGCTATAGGACATGCTGTTCATAACGGTCTGACTTATATTTCTGATACTAAGGGGACTCTGCATGGAGAAAAAGTTATTTTTGGACTAATTGTACAGTTTATTCTGGAAGGGAAAAGTGAAAGGGAAATAATAGATCTTATTGATTTGCTTAACAAGCTGGATTTACCAGTCACTTTAGCTCAGCTGGGGATAAAGGATAATGTTGATGATAAAATATTAACTATTGCTAACAGTGTTAACTTTAACTCTGATGAATTAGATAATTTAAATTTTCAGGTTAATAAAGATCTAATTAGAAAGGCAATAATTAGAGCTGATGAGCTTGGACGGGATAGTTTAAGTTTACAGGCTATAGTATAA
- the hisC gene encoding histidinol-phosphate transaminase, whose product MSELSCRKALDNILSYAPAKTLQEIQQELGLSNILRLSANENTMGPSPLALKAIEEGLKGVYLYPDGQCTELRKKLAYTYNLDEEKIIFGNGSFELINLVAEGFINPGDESIIPIPTFGWYKVVTLAMNGVPVEIPIKNHTIDLNEVKEKINDRTKIIWLCNPNNPTGTIFAREALINFLDSIPKNILVVLDEAYYEFVTNEAYPQTASLVDKYSNIIVLRTFSKVYGLAALRIGYGIANKKLIGELNKIRLPINVNGLAQAAAIASLEDQNHREACVSNNNEGKEFFYKEFDEIGLEYISTETNFVMVNVYEDSTEISNKILRKGIAVRAGIEYGMPTWLRITIGKPRENQLLIEELKVALKNFERVI is encoded by the coding sequence ATGTCAGAACTTAGTTGCAGAAAAGCATTAGATAATATATTGTCCTATGCACCTGCTAAGACACTTCAGGAAATACAGCAGGAGCTTGGACTTAGCAACATTTTAAGACTTTCAGCAAATGAAAATACTATGGGGCCATCACCTTTAGCATTAAAAGCAATTGAGGAAGGATTAAAGGGAGTTTATCTTTATCCAGATGGACAATGTACTGAACTTAGAAAAAAATTAGCTTATACATATAACCTTGATGAAGAGAAGATAATTTTTGGTAACGGATCCTTTGAATTGATTAATCTAGTAGCAGAGGGATTTATTAATCCAGGAGATGAATCAATAATACCTATACCAACCTTTGGATGGTATAAGGTTGTAACTTTGGCTATGAATGGGGTTCCTGTTGAGATTCCTATAAAAAATCACACAATAGATTTAAATGAAGTAAAAGAAAAAATAAATGATAGAACTAAAATCATATGGCTGTGCAATCCAAATAATCCAACAGGAACTATTTTTGCTAGAGAAGCTTTGATAAACTTCTTAGATTCAATACCTAAAAATATATTAGTAGTACTAGATGAAGCTTATTATGAATTTGTTACTAATGAAGCATATCCTCAGACGGCTTCACTGGTAGATAAATATTCTAATATAATAGTCCTAAGAACTTTTTCTAAAGTTTATGGATTGGCTGCACTTAGGATAGGCTATGGTATTGCAAACAAAAAGCTAATTGGCGAATTAAATAAAATAAGATTGCCTATAAATGTCAATGGATTGGCGCAAGCAGCTGCTATAGCTAGTTTAGAGGATCAGAATCATAGAGAAGCATGTGTTTCAAATAATAATGAAGGTAAAGAATTTTTTTACAAAGAGTTTGATGAAATTGGTCTTGAATATATATCAACAGAGACTAATTTTGTTATGGTCAATGTCTATGAGGATAGTACTGAAATCTCAAATAAAATCTTACGAAAGGGTATTGCTGTTCGTGCTGGTATAGAATATGGAATGCCAACCTGGCTTAGAATTACCATTGGAAAGCCAAGAGAAAATCAATTATTAATTGAAGAATTAAAGGTTGCTTTAAAAAATTTTGAGAGGGTGATATAA
- a CDS encoding nitrogenase component 1, with protein sequence MGEVVEQLRHVCTLGGYESVLAIERAVPIIHAGPGCAAKIWATLGLQNGCQGTGYIGGHSIPCTDVGEKEVVFGGADKLRSVISNSFKVMDADLYVVLTGCTSDIVGDNVPEIVKEFKNGEKSIVYAETGGFKGSNFIGHEFIIDAIIDQYLKPADEIEHNLINIWATIPYQDTFWAGNYETIKDLLSQIGVKANIIFGPGNGLKALNDVTKAQYNLLISPWVGLKNVIHLKEKFGTPYVHYPVLPIGPTETGKFLRTIGKLLHIEDNVVEGVIKRQEDRYFYYIERAADVLLETRLLPKHFITIADSAYALGVSKFLTNDLGLLGDKQFITDDAPKEYHEQIKENFIENSNTTIGNIQFTSDSGNIKDYLRNTKFRTKPLILGSGWDRVISREVKGYQLSISAPISDRMVLSRSYLGYEGALRLTEDIYSAVLQDFQ encoded by the coding sequence ATGGGTGAGGTAGTTGAACAATTAAGACATGTTTGTACTCTTGGAGGATATGAATCGGTACTGGCAATAGAAAGGGCTGTTCCAATAATACATGCTGGACCAGGCTGTGCTGCAAAAATATGGGCTACCTTAGGCCTGCAAAATGGGTGTCAGGGAACTGGATATATAGGAGGGCATTCAATACCATGTACTGATGTAGGAGAAAAAGAGGTTGTTTTTGGTGGAGCTGACAAATTACGAAGCGTTATCTCAAACTCCTTTAAGGTAATGGATGCAGATTTATACGTAGTATTGACTGGCTGTACTTCAGATATTGTAGGGGATAATGTGCCTGAGATTGTTAAAGAATTTAAAAATGGTGAAAAATCCATAGTATATGCTGAAACAGGAGGCTTCAAAGGTAGTAATTTCATAGGCCATGAGTTTATTATTGATGCCATTATAGATCAATATTTAAAGCCTGCAGATGAAATAGAACATAATCTAATAAATATATGGGCTACAATACCTTATCAGGATACCTTCTGGGCAGGAAACTATGAAACAATAAAAGATCTGCTTTCTCAAATAGGAGTGAAAGCCAATATTATTTTTGGACCGGGTAATGGTTTAAAAGCTTTAAATGATGTAACAAAAGCTCAATATAATTTATTAATATCACCTTGGGTAGGGCTTAAAAATGTTATTCATTTAAAGGAGAAGTTTGGTACCCCTTATGTACATTATCCAGTACTTCCTATTGGTCCAACGGAAACAGGTAAATTTTTGAGAACTATAGGAAAGCTTCTTCATATTGAGGATAATGTTGTTGAAGGAGTAATAAAAAGACAGGAGGACAGATATTTCTATTATATAGAAAGAGCAGCAGATGTGTTACTTGAAACTAGATTACTGCCAAAGCATTTTATTACTATTGCAGATAGTGCTTATGCATTAGGTGTTTCTAAATTTTTGACCAATGACCTAGGACTATTAGGTGATAAACAGTTTATTACAGACGATGCACCTAAAGAGTATCATGAACAAATAAAGGAAAACTTTATTGAAAATTCCAATACTACCATAGGTAATATTCAGTTTACCAGTGACAGTGGAAATATAAAAGATTATTTAAGAAACACTAAATTCAGAACAAAACCACTTATATTGGGTAGTGGTTGGGATAGAGTGATTTCAAGGGAAGTTAAGGGTTATCAGCTATCTATATCTGCACCTATAAGTGATAGGATGGTACTTAGTAGATCGTACCTAGGATATGAGGGTGCTCTAAGACTAACAGAGGATATTTATTCTGCAGTACTGCAGGATTTCCAGTAA
- a CDS encoding nitrogenase component 1 produces the protein MSINIKRIEAVTRENRLGAITGYTGTVKDLVKKAKTGCLKNKERCFSQATNCSSGCAQGYLSRIMDAAIVNHGARGCSADVIGENTNFLWGQNIRDLEKRNVNVINTNMTEETTVFGGLKKLREGIREAYRRFHPKAIFITTSCASAIIGDDVKSIADEIEVEINIPVVPVFCEGFRSKIWASGFDSAFHALLTRIVKPPKEKHPEIINMLTFNGSGRDYVIEILSNFGLVPKFGVPFSTIEEISTMSESAATISICGTLGSYFGNGLEQKYGVPYVRSLQPHGIAGMDNWLRGLGKVVGKEEEVEEYIKREKEKIAPELEEIRGKLKGKTAVVGMGPSFSHNYIRVLGELGIKVIWGASWHFDQEYDHGSIPESTIELSEKEYDTPISVCDQQNFEILNLLNKLKPDLYLSRHPGTTVWPTKMGIPSVMVADEFSAFGYRGIIDLGYRIIDALANNNLALSLSKRVKLPYTSWWLQQDTFKFLEEEVK, from the coding sequence ATGTCCATAAATATTAAAAGAATTGAAGCTGTTACTAGAGAAAATAGACTTGGTGCAATTACTGGATATACAGGAACTGTTAAAGACCTTGTAAAAAAGGCTAAAACTGGATGCCTTAAAAATAAGGAGAGATGCTTTAGTCAGGCTACTAATTGCAGTTCTGGATGTGCTCAGGGATATTTATCACGTATAATGGATGCAGCTATTGTGAATCACGGTGCCAGGGGATGCTCGGCAGATGTTATTGGAGAAAATACTAATTTTCTATGGGGGCAAAATATACGTGATCTTGAAAAAAGGAACGTAAATGTAATTAATACTAATATGACAGAAGAAACTACTGTTTTTGGTGGATTAAAAAAATTAAGAGAAGGTATAAGGGAAGCTTATAGAAGATTCCATCCTAAGGCTATCTTCATAACGACTTCTTGTGCATCAGCAATTATTGGAGATGATGTAAAAAGTATTGCAGATGAAATAGAAGTCGAAATAAACATACCAGTTGTTCCAGTTTTTTGTGAAGGCTTTAGATCAAAAATATGGGCTTCTGGATTTGATTCAGCATTTCACGCATTACTTACCAGAATAGTAAAACCTCCAAAAGAAAAACATCCAGAAATTATCAATATGTTGACCTTTAATGGCAGCGGACGTGATTATGTAATAGAAATATTATCAAATTTTGGACTTGTACCTAAGTTTGGAGTTCCCTTTTCCACTATAGAGGAAATATCAACAATGTCTGAGTCAGCAGCAACCATAAGCATATGTGGTACTCTTGGAAGTTATTTTGGAAATGGACTTGAGCAGAAATATGGAGTCCCTTATGTTAGATCTTTGCAGCCACATGGAATTGCCGGTATGGATAATTGGCTTAGAGGTTTAGGTAAGGTTGTTGGTAAGGAAGAGGAAGTAGAGGAATATATAAAGAGGGAAAAGGAGAAAATTGCACCTGAGTTGGAGGAAATAAGAGGAAAGTTAAAGGGAAAAACTGCAGTAGTAGGCATGGGACCAAGCTTTTCTCACAACTATATTAGGGTACTTGGAGAATTAGGTATTAAAGTAATATGGGGTGCTTCCTGGCATTTTGATCAGGAATATGATCATGGCAGCATACCAGAGTCTACTATTGAGCTATCTGAAAAGGAATATGACACTCCAATAAGTGTATGTGATCAACAAAATTTTGAAATATTAAATTTACTTAATAAGTTGAAACCAGATCTATATTTATCAAGGCATCCTGGTACTACCGTATGGCCAACTAAGATGGGAATACCTTCTGTAATGGTAGCAGACGAATTTAGTGCTTTTGGTTATAGGGGAATAATAGATTTGGGATATAGAATAATAGATGCTTTAGCAAATAATAATCTTGCACTTAGTTTATCAAAAAGGGTTAAACTACCTTATACATCTTGGTGGCTTCAGCAGGATACATTTAAATTTCTCGAAGAAGAGGTGAAATAA
- a CDS encoding radical SAM protein — MLKPNKDSGFAHLSKIHPCLGGEAHHNFGRIHLPVSPACNIQCKFCKRDCNSNEERPGVANGILDPKDAVDTVRRALELCPQITVVGIAGPGDTLATPQAIETFKLVDKAYPDLVKCLSTNGLLLERYAQDIYDAGVRTITVTVNGVDPKIQSKIISHIVLDGKIYHGEEAADILIKAQLRGIAKISSLGVVVKVNSVLIPTVNDEHIEEIAKTVKEAGATLYNIIPLIPQHDLSHIPAPTCEQLDKARVIAEKYLGVFRHCKHCRADACGIPGKEDLSLKLYGVINERLETFSHG; from the coding sequence ATGTTAAAACCTAATAAAGATTCAGGCTTTGCTCATCTTTCAAAAATACATCCTTGTTTAGGTGGAGAAGCTCATCATAATTTTGGAAGAATTCATCTTCCAGTAAGTCCGGCCTGCAACATTCAGTGCAAATTTTGCAAAAGGGATTGCAATAGCAATGAGGAGAGACCCGGAGTCGCAAACGGAATATTAGATCCTAAGGATGCTGTAGATACTGTTAGAAGGGCATTGGAACTTTGTCCTCAAATAACAGTAGTAGGTATAGCTGGACCTGGAGATACTTTGGCAACACCACAGGCTATTGAAACCTTTAAACTTGTGGACAAAGCTTATCCAGATCTTGTTAAGTGCTTAAGTACAAATGGATTGTTGCTTGAACGTTATGCTCAGGATATTTATGATGCTGGAGTGAGAACTATAACAGTAACTGTAAATGGAGTTGATCCAAAGATTCAAAGTAAAATTATATCCCATATAGTATTAGATGGCAAAATATATCACGGAGAAGAAGCTGCAGACATACTTATAAAAGCCCAACTTAGAGGAATTGCTAAAATAAGTAGTTTAGGCGTAGTAGTAAAGGTAAACTCTGTGCTTATCCCAACAGTTAATGATGAACATATAGAGGAGATTGCAAAAACTGTAAAAGAAGCAGGAGCTACTTTATATAATATTATACCTTTAATACCACAACATGATTTAAGCCATATTCCAGCACCTACCTGTGAACAGCTGGATAAAGCAAGAGTGATTGCTGAAAAATATCTTGGTGTTTTTAGGCACTGCAAACACTGCCGTGCAGATGCATGTGGAATACCAGGTAAAGAAGATCTTTCGTTAAAGCTTTATGGAGTTATAAATGAGAGACTTGAGACTTTCTCACATGGTTAA
- a CDS encoding O-acetylhomoserine aminocarboxypropyltransferase/cysteine synthase family protein yields MSEKNYRFETLQLRGGYDPEKHNYASTVPIYQTASFNIGNVERLRRIRNYEEKGFLYTRSGNPTLDVLQQRITALEGGTSAIAVASGMAAVAYSILNVAEGGGEIVAPASLYAGSFNLLKYTLPGFNIKVNWVEDPNDPESYRKAITPNTKAIFAETIGNPLINILDIEKVAEIAHENGIPLIVDNTFPTPYLLKPFDFGADIVVYSSTKALGGHGNTLGGLIVENDKFNWDNGKFPHFTRPDYKAQNKNLYELFPKAVFTTRVRIHYLSNFGAVLSPFDAFLILQGIETLSVRVDREVKNTEEIAKYLSKHPSVSWVSYPGIEDNINSGLAKKYLPKGSGSILSFGFNGSQEEIDVFLDSLEVFSFLVNVGDSKSLATQPAETTHGSLTDEDKEKAGAFSNAIRLSIGIENVQDLIEDLEQALAKAKGNFVEEN; encoded by the coding sequence ATGTCAGAAAAAAATTATAGATTTGAAACTTTGCAATTAAGAGGGGGATATGATCCAGAAAAACATAATTATGCTTCAACAGTACCTATTTATCAAACTGCCTCCTTTAATATTGGCAATGTAGAAAGACTCAGAAGAATACGTAATTATGAAGAAAAAGGATTTCTATATACAAGAAGTGGTAATCCAACTTTGGATGTGCTTCAGCAGAGAATAACAGCACTGGAAGGTGGAACATCAGCTATTGCGGTTGCTTCGGGTATGGCTGCTGTGGCCTATTCAATACTAAATGTAGCAGAAGGTGGCGGAGAAATAGTTGCACCAGCTTCACTATATGCTGGATCATTTAATTTATTAAAGTACACATTACCGGGATTTAATATAAAAGTAAATTGGGTAGAAGATCCAAACGATCCTGAATCTTATAGAAAAGCTATTACTCCTAATACAAAAGCTATATTTGCTGAGACTATAGGAAATCCATTAATAAATATACTTGATATTGAGAAGGTGGCGGAAATTGCACATGAAAATGGAATTCCTCTTATAGTGGATAATACTTTTCCTACGCCCTATCTCTTAAAGCCTTTTGATTTTGGAGCTGATATAGTTGTGTATTCCTCTACAAAAGCATTAGGTGGACATGGTAATACGTTGGGAGGACTAATTGTAGAAAATGATAAGTTTAATTGGGATAATGGTAAATTCCCACATTTTACAAGACCTGATTACAAGGCTCAAAATAAAAATTTATACGAATTATTTCCAAAAGCAGTATTTACAACAAGAGTAAGAATACATTATTTATCAAATTTTGGTGCGGTACTTAGTCCTTTTGATGCATTCTTAATTCTTCAAGGAATTGAGACACTATCAGTAAGAGTAGATAGAGAAGTGAAAAATACAGAAGAAATTGCAAAATATCTTTCTAAGCATCCATCAGTTTCTTGGGTGAGCTATCCTGGTATTGAGGATAATATAAATAGCGGCTTAGCTAAAAAATATCTTCCAAAGGGATCAGGTTCAATATTGTCCTTTGGATTTAATGGCAGCCAAGAAGAAATAGATGTATTTCTTGATAGTTTGGAAGTTTTTAGTTTTCTTGTAAACGTAGGAGATTCAAAGTCTTTAGCAACTCAGCCAGCAGAAACTACTCATGGCTCGTTAACAGATGAAGATAAAGAAAAAGCTGGAGCATTTTCTAATGCAATAAGACTATCAATTGGAATAGAAAATGTACAGGATTTAATAGAAGATTTGGAACAAGCCCTTGCAAAGGCTAAAGGTAATTTTGTAGAAGAAAATTAA
- the cysK gene encoding cysteine synthase A codes for MSKIAKKLVDLIGNTPLLELSNYSKYKGLDATIIAKLEYFNPSRSVKDRIGYAMIKDAEDKGLINKDSIIIEPTSGNTGIALAFVAASKGYRLILTMPETMSIERRNLLTALGAELILTPEAYGMKGAIERAEELAERIPNSFMPNQFNNPINAAMHRQTTGEEIWKDTDGKVDIFVGGVGTGGTVTGVGEALKRRKHNVKIVAVEPFDSPVLSGGSKGLNKIEGLGPGTISNIFNLDIVDEIYKVKANEAFETSRQLAKTEGLLVGKSSGAAVFAAMKIAQRLENRGKNIVVLLPDTGERYLSTLLFCHLRIIK; via the coding sequence ATGTCGAAAATAGCTAAAAAGCTGGTAGATTTAATTGGAAATACTCCATTATTAGAGTTATCTAATTACAGTAAATACAAAGGATTAGATGCTACAATAATTGCTAAATTAGAGTATTTCAATCCATCAAGAAGCGTTAAGGATAGAATCGGATATGCCATGATTAAAGATGCCGAGGATAAAGGATTGATAAATAAAGATTCAATTATAATCGAACCAACTAGTGGAAATACAGGAATTGCATTAGCTTTTGTTGCAGCTTCAAAGGGATATAGACTTATACTTACTATGCCTGAGACTATGAGTATAGAGAGAAGGAATCTACTTACAGCACTAGGTGCAGAATTAATTTTAACTCCAGAAGCTTACGGAATGAAGGGAGCAATAGAAAGGGCTGAAGAACTAGCAGAGAGAATCCCAAACTCTTTTATGCCAAATCAATTTAATAATCCTATAAATGCTGCTATGCATAGGCAGACTACGGGAGAAGAAATATGGAAAGATACAGATGGAAAAGTTGATATTTTTGTTGGAGGAGTGGGAACAGGTGGTACTGTTACTGGAGTGGGAGAAGCTTTAAAAAGACGAAAACATAATGTTAAAATTGTTGCAGTGGAACCTTTTGATTCGCCTGTTCTATCAGGTGGTTCAAAAGGTTTAAATAAAATAGAAGGTCTTGGGCCAGGTACTATTTCTAATATATTTAATCTAGATATAGTAGATGAGATATATAAAGTAAAAGCTAATGAAGCTTTTGAAACCTCAAGACAATTGGCTAAAACAGAAGGTTTACTAGTAGGAAAGTCTTCTGGAGCAGCAGTATTTGCTGCAATGAAAATTGCACAAAGACTAGAGAATAGAGGAAAGAATATTGTGGTTTTATTACCGGATACGGGTGAAAGATATTTGTCAACATTGCTATTTTGTCATTTACGTATTATAAAATAA